The genomic interval tattttttaaatgaatccacCTTGACCAGTTTTAAATTCATCTTGGTGAACTGAGGGGGAATTTTTCGACAACTCCATCGTTTAAACTTGATGCATGTTTATCCAGTCCTCAGTCGAGGAAGCTTTGGGTTTCACACACTTACAACTTGCTATATCACATGCCATCAGCAGGATTTTCATAAGGGCTCTGCAGTCTTTTGAGTGTAACTGTTGTGGATAAATGCATCATCATTGCACATTATTTTCATGACTTGATGCGTGACCTTAACTTAACTATCTCATAATCTCTTTCTAGATCCTGAAGCCAGTTgttgaaaagaagagaagagatcgAATAAACCAAAGTCTCGCTGAGCTGAGGAGTTTGCTGTTGAACCGCACATCGGATCCAGTGAGTCAAGTCAAGAGATCATAAAAGATGCTGTAtgtattttcataaaaaacTTTCATTTCTATGATGAAAACtaatttttttccccatgtttgtgtgttatcgCTCACAGCGACTACAGAATCCTAAAATAGAGAAAGCAGAGATTCTGGACCTGGTAGTAGAATATCTTCAGAAGTGGACagatggaaagaaaaggagCAATGGTTAGTCAAATGTAATGATTCATCAGCCCCATGAAATGTACTCGATATGTAAATCCGTGTTGTAATCTTACACCCCTGTTTTCCCTCTTGCCTTCGTGTCTTGTCACTTGTTGCAGATTCTCCTAATGGTCAGACGAAGACTCGTGCTCCTGTGTTGAGCCTTCATCACTCAGAGTCCAGTCTTCCTCCACCTTTCAGCATCCAGGGTGCAGGTTTCCAGCAGTGCATGTCCCATCTGAGCAGCTACATGAGCAGAGTGACCCCGGCCCAGAGAACCAGCCTGATCGAGGGGCTGAAGCATcacacagagaagcagcagagaccagaCTTCAACCAGAATACGTCTGAACTGCAACAGGAAGCCGGGTCTGCGGACGAGTCTTCCAGGACGCTGCTtccgtccctctctccgttTCAGCCCCACTCTTGCTCTACGCCATCCCACGACtacctctcccccccctcttccccctggttctctccttctttctccacATATGCCACCTCTCCTCCGTTCCCGTCGTTCTCCTCTCACTTCTCCTTCCCCCCTAGCCTGTCACCTCCATCTACCAACACCTCCTTCTTCAGTTTCTCGCCCACGGCCCCTCACACCAGCCCTGCTGGCACCCACTTCCCACCACCCTGGGCCCCGAGACCCTCTCCACACCTTGTGCCGAGGGAGGGGTCAACACCGAACTCCTCTTCGTCCGTGTGGAGACCCTGGTTTTGAGAAGGAGGTGCAGAGACTGACAATCTGAGAACAGCAGAGCTAAACTTGAATGTGTGGATGAGAAGATGAACTACTCTTCTGCAATGTACAGTGtatatattatcaaaatgttatatattttatatttctctcGTGAATAAAACTTGTATTTGAATCTTACAAAGTCTCTGCATGTATCTTCTGTATCTATTTCAcatatatatgcaaatatatgaACACATTGCAGGTTTAATGATCACGCCCTCACCACTTTGACATTTATGATTGTGACAAGTTCTGTTTGAGGCACACAGATCAGTATTCAACAAGGTCGGAAACAATCCATTTTCACCAATATTAAATTTGTCAACCCGTAGATATAATGAAAAAGTCATTCTCTCCAGGTATCAGTTCAGATACCTATCCAGTCAGTCCTTGCTGGAGGCTCAGACTGTGACCATTACGTCTTGTAGCTGgctgacaataaaacaaacatttgttttgtacCAATAAATGAGCTGCAATGTTGCCAAAGTAAATCTAGAAGAGCAGTCACTTCCATCAGCAAAGATGTTCTGAATTATCCGTGCTACCTCAGTGCGACCAAATGGTTGGACAGCTCCAAAATACATAGAAGATCgatcaatcaataaatccagtttaatttgcatagcCCATGTTAACAAATCACAGTTGGTTTCatagacaaaaaaaaccttatAACTGCGGGcaaaatgtagaaacctcagacaAGAGAAAAGACAATTCTAATTTATTTAGGTTGAGGTTTCCTAGCTGAAAAACACCAGATAAAATCAATAACTCTGTGGCTCTGCTCATTCACATCCCATTGCTCTGGGTCTGATGGCAATTTTATAACTAGTATAATATATGGACATTcgattaaaagacatttaaaaataaaaacatgaaaatgaataatgtCTTTAATCCCCTGATGGTTTGGAGATACACTTTTCATCTTTGGGTCTAGTGTGGAGAAGCCGGCCAGTAATGTGTTATGTAGAGCTCAGGCACTGATGGGAAACTCCAGCTAATTTACACATCAGAGTCTGTTTACAGGTGTTAGAGACTTCTGCTGCATATGTGGGAAAAGGTTTTGTAAAGCTGTTCCAGGTCGATGaactgccccccctcctcctctgctcgaGGCTCCATATCCTGCTCCTGGGACAACATGCCAGATTTTCATACCCAAATCAGCAGtcgagttgcattgtgggtaatatAATACAAAAGTCAATCCAGAATGAACCACAGATAATGGCAGTCTTTAACGGCACACATTTTCTTCATTGTCAAAATGTGCTGCTGATAAGTGCTTTCTAGGTTCTAGAGCAACTTTAAATCTTTATAAAAGCAGTCGCCTAAAATCACTGAAAACATAACTGGCTTATGACAAAGGTTAGTTGCTCAGGTCAAGTGAGAACATATTATATTGTTCTACTAACATTTTGGGTATCTCttgataaattaatattttttatttcagatgAAAAATATGTGGCATGTGCAGAAGTTGGGTCACGTATTAATGTCAGCATGGTGTTTGTTTGACTTCACCTTCTGACCAATGGgtcattaataaataatatagttAATTAAGTTTCTCAAACAACCCCCACATCGTTCCTGTTGTAAATATTGAAGTTGGTAAATGAGAGAAAATTCTCACCAATTCCTCAAACAGCTGTCAAACTGGGAGCTCCTGCCACTGATTCATGtttccacagagctgctgcagattATTCAGgacgagaaaacaaaaaaccttaATAAACCATTGACATCCCGACTGTGGAGAATGAGCCCCACAGCATTTTGACTTTTAGTTCAAGCAGCATTCCATCTTTTGCTTGTTAACACATTATTCTTTACAACCAGAGATTTCTTTTGTGTTAGCTCTGCACGTGTCAAACCTCAAACCCCAGACAGTaatataattatacattttatatatatggCACTTTTCTAAACAATATtacaaagaagagaaaatggATCTGAAAACTTGATTGGATTgtttaaatagataaataggaTTAGTCAGGGTTAATGAGAGCCAATGTCAATCATTTGTAAAAGGTTTCATAAAATGATTTAagaagggatttaaaaaaaagctcgATAATTTGTCCTTCTAAATTCAACAGGGAGTGAATTCCATAATGTGGGAACTCTTACTCTTTAGGCCCAGGCCCCATTTGTTACAAGGTGAGAGCTGGGAGTGACCAGCAGGGCTCTGTCGGCAGATCAATACGTTTAAAAGGTATTTGTGTTCAAGGTCATTTAAGGCCTTTAAAGTGAGCAAaagactttaaaaataaaaacaaaattgaacAAGATGTCCACAAGGTGTCAGATCTCAACCATCGGATTGCCCAGGGGTCCCTGAGCCACAGTCTTTTCTCATTCAGCTCAAACAAAAATCAGAATGACCTGGTCACACTTTTGCATTTGATCCAAATCCTATCttcatgacattttttatttgtttagataTAGCAAGGCGTTGCTATATCTAAACAAGATCGCTGCAGAGTGCATCACTGAGCTATGGTGAaaatcaataaatgtattttcataaaGTGTTATAGTTAGCCTACCAATCtacaaaattattttttaaaaggctGCAGAATACACATAtctctaaaaaatatataaattgaaCAAATTGCAAACCATACAAAACtgcatacaaataaataaatacataaataatgaCATGGcttaattaaaaacataaatatgggAGGCATTCTCCAAGTGAGTATTAATTAGGgccctttgtctgtgtgtgtgtcagttgtaGTGAGACGTTAACAATAAACATAACTGTTTTACAATGGAATTCATTGGATACAAGTCAGTGATAAACTTGCCTACAGGACTTTATTTGCAGAAGATAAAAAATGATGTGAGAATCATCAAATGTGAAAGTAGTTCAtggttgttgagatattttca from Limanda limanda chromosome 10, fLimLim1.1, whole genome shotgun sequence carries:
- the her11 gene encoding hairy-related 11, which encodes MTRKLQNPSVEDGRSRKRILKPVVEKKRRDRINQSLAELRSLLLNRTSDPRLQNPKIEKAEILDLVVEYLQKWTDGKKRSNDSPNGQTKTRAPVLSLHHSESSLPPPFSIQGAGFQQCMSHLSSYMSRVTPAQRTSLIEGLKHHTEKQQRPDFNQNTSELQQEAGSADESSRTLLPSLSPFQPHSCSTPSHDYLSPPSSPWFSPSFSTYATSPPFPSFSSHFSFPPSLSPPSTNTSFFSFSPTAPHTSPAGTHFPPPWAPRPSPHLVPREGSTPNSSSSVWRPWF